TCTGACTAATTTATATACCTCTTCTCCTATTTCATCTATAGTTTTAAGCCTATCTCCATCTGTACATTTTATCTCTTTCCAATCATACTTTTTAGCTATATTACAAGCATTAGCATGAGATTTTTCTAAATAGGCTGCATCTCTTTCATGAATATCTTTTCTCTGTTCACCAGTTATTTTATTATTTCTTTCTTCCATAAGTTTTAATGCCATCTCTGTAGGCATATTTAAAAATATTACAAGATCTGGTCTTGGAATATCCATCTTGTCATATTCTAATTCATCTAACCAGTTTAGATATACATTTTTTTCTGTTTCATCTATTATTTTAGAAGCTTGATGTACCATATTAGAAGTAACATATCTATCTGTTACTATTATTCCATCTTCCTGATAAAATTTCTCCCAATCCATTTTATATGAAGCATATCTATCAATAGCATACATCATTGACACTGGATAAGGATTTACTTTCATTGCATCTTCTCCAAATTTTCCTGCTAGGTACATTTTTACAGGTTCACATGCAGGGCTGTCATAGTTTGGAAATGATATTTTTTTTACATTATATTTTTCATTCAAAAGTCTTTCAAAAAGTTTTTTTGTCTGTGTTTCTTTTCCACTAGAATCTGTTCCTTCTATAACTATAAGTTTTCCCATTCTCCTTTTCTCCTTCCTATTTTCCATATTCTGCATATACCCAGTTTCTTGTTTCTTTGTCTACATTTTTAACTGTTTCCACATTATTAATCTCTACTAGTTCATGTCTATCCATAGCCCTTTCTATTATTTCATAAATAGTAAGAAATCCTATTTTCCCTTTCATAAACAATTCTACTGCTACTTCATTAGCTGCATTAAAGACAGCTGGCATAGTTTTCCCTGTCCTTCCTGCCCTATAAGCAAGTTCTACTCCCTTAAAAGTTTCGTTATCTACCTTTTCAAATGTTAGAGTAGACATCTTCGTAAAATCAAGAGTTTCAAGTACAATATTAGCTTCTCTCTTAGGATAAGTAAAAGCGTATTGAATAGGAAGCTTCATATCTGGTGCTCCAAGCTGTGCTATTACAGCTTTATCTTTAAACTGTACCATTGAATGTATTACACTTTGAGGATGGACTAAAACATCTATATGATCATAATCAATCCCAAACAGTTCATGTGCTTCAATTACTTCAAGTCCTTTATTCACAAGAGAAGATGAATCAATAGTTATTTTTTTACCCATAGACCAGTTTGGGTGCTTTAAAGCATCTTCAACTTTTACCCTTTTTAATTCTTCTTTTTTCTTTCCTCTAAAAGTTCCACCACTGGCAGTTATTATTATTTTTTCAACTTCACTTTTCTTTCCACCTAACAAAGATTGAAATATAGCTGAATGTTCACTGTCTACAGGAATTATTTCAGATTTCGGATGTTCTGCAAGAAGACGATTTATATATGCTCCAGCAGCTACCATAGTTTCTTTATTGGCAAGAGCTATTCTTTTATTATTCTTTATACCTTCAACAGTAGCTTCTATTCCTATAGCTCCACTTACAGCAGTAAGAAGTATATCATAATCCTTTAGCATTGCAAGTTCTTTCAGTCCTTCATCTCCTAAAAATACTTTCATATTTGGAAATTCTGCCTTTATCTCTTTATATCCTTCTTCTGTTCCTACTGCCACATATTCTGGAGTAAACTCTCTTATCTGTTCTAAAAGCAGTTTATGATTTTTATTCCCACTTAAAGCTACCAACTTAAATTTTTTCTCTGCATTTCTTATAACTTCTAAAGCATTAGTTCCTATACTTCCAGTAGATCCCAATACAACTATTCTTTTCACTTTTTGAATTCCTCCTATGAAAAAATTGGGCGAACAGAAATATCCTTTCACCCAATGAGATATTATAATACTATAAATTTTAAAAGATAATAAACAGTAGGTGCTACAAAAAGCATACTGTCAAATCTATCTAATATTCCTCCATGTCCTTTAAGAATACTTCCTGAATCTTTTACTTTAAATTCTCTTTTAAACATAGATTCTCCTAAATCACCAATTTGAGCTATTATGCTTATAAATATTCCTATTATTATTATATTAGTCATTCCAAGTTCACCATTATTAAGTAGATGGAAATATTTTTCAAGACAATACAAAGAAACTATTGTAAATATTGTTCCTCCTATTGAACCTTCAATTGATTTTTTAGGACTTATACTGCTAAATCCTCTATTGAATATTTTTCTTCCTATAGTCATTCCTGTAAAGTATGCAAAACTATCACATACCCAAACCATTATCTGGGCTGTTAAAAGCCACTTTCCTCCATTTGGAAGAAAACTTATCAATATTACGTGAGAAAAAAGCACTGATATGTATAGTGCTCCTAAAATAGTTTCCCCTATATCAACACTTGCATTTTCTACCTTATTCTCTAATACTCTATACCCTATTAAAAATATAACAAAAAAAGCTAATAACCCTGTTACATCTATTGATAAAGTCCCTAATTCATTAAAAAACAATACATTAGGAACAAGTAAAGCTCCTATTATTCCTGCTACTTTATGAGGTTTTTTTCCTCCCATTTCTGCCATATTATAAAACTCATAAGCTCCCATACCTACAATTATATTTACAAAGAAAAGCAAGGGAAAGCCTCCATGGTATAATATGTAGATAAGCAGCGGTATCCCTACTATGGCTACCATTATTCTACTAAGCATTTTTTACTCCTCCAAATCTTCTATCTCTCTCGTTGTAACTCTGTATAGCCTTATCCAATTCCTTTTCATCAAAGTCAGGCCATAATGCCTTTGTAATATATATTTCTGAATATGCTATCTGCCATAATAAGAAGTTTGATATTCTAAACTCTCCACTTGTTCTTATCAGCAACTCTGGATCAGGTATATCATTATACAGATATTTTGAAAAATCTTCTTCATTTATATTATCTGCTCCAGATTTAAGAATAGAATTTACAGCATCTATTATCTCTGCCCTTCCTCCATAATTAAATGCTATATTTAATGTAAGACCTGTATTATCTCTACTTTTGTCTTCAAGCTTCTTTATAGCTTCTAGAAGTGAAGAACTTACTCCATTTTTTCTTCCTGATACTAAAAATCTTACATTATTTTTCATTATATTTTTTTCTTCATTTTTTAAATATGTTTTAAAGAGAAACATCAAAGCATCAATTTCATCTTTGCTTCTTTTCCAATTTTCAGTTGAGAAAGCATAAACAGTAAGATATTTAACTCCAATCTTTCCTGCATAAGTTATTATCTTTCTTAGTGCATCAGCACCTTCTTTATGCCCAAATGTCCTAGGTAATCCTCTTTTTTCTGCCCATCTACCATTTCCATCCATGATTATTGCTATATGATTTGGAATTCTTGACCCCACTATCTATCACCTCATTGATATATTCAGTAAATTTTACCATATTTATTGAAATTTTTCTATACAATATAAAAAAGAGACTGAATAAAAAGATAGATTAAGATTTATGAATTTAAAAAGCAGAAGGTTTGATATAAGTCTTTCTACTGGAAAAATTCTAAAATATTATTCCTCTTATAAATCAGTCTCTTAATTTTAAATATCAGCTATAGTTATTAAACAGTTGTAATTTCTTTTTCCTTTTTAGCAAAAAGATCATCTATCACTTTAATATGAGCATCAGTTATTTTTTGAATTTCAGCTTCTAAAGTTTTTACTTCATCTTCAGAAATTGGATTTTCTTTATCTTTAGAAAGTTTTTTAAGATCATTATTTCCATCTTTTCTAATATTTCTTACAGCTACTTTTCCATTTTCAGCTTCTGTTTTAGCCATTTTTACATACTCTTTTCTTCTTTCAGCAGTAAGTTCAGGCATTACAAGTCTAATAACTTTTCCATCATTATTTGGTGTAAGTCCTAGATTTGCAGCCATAATAGCTTTTTCTATTTTAGATATAAGAGATTTATCCCATGGATCAATAACTAATAATCTAGCCTCTGGAGCAGAAACTGATCCTACTTGATTTAAAGGCATCTCAGACCCATATTGTTCAACTCTTACACTATCAAGCATAGAAACACTAGCTCTTCCTGCTCTGATAGAAGTAAATTTATGTTTTGTTGCTTCTATTGCTTTTCCCATTTTTTCATTACATAATTTAACTACATCTTGTCCTGTCATATCTTTTCCCTCCTGATTTAGTCAGCCACTACGACTGTCCCTATTTTTTCTCCCATTATAACTTTTTTTATATTTCCTTCTTCAAGAGAATTAAAAACAACAATTGGTAATTTATTTTCTCTGCATAGAGAAATAGCTGTAGCATCCATTACCTTCAAATCTTTATTTAAAACTTCTGTATAAGTTACGACATTATATTTAACTGCATCTGCATATTTTACAGGATCTTTATCATAAATACCATCAACTTTTGTAGCTTTCAAAACTGCTTCAGTGTTCATTTCAATAGCTCTTAAAGCTGCTGCTGTATCAGTTGTAAAATAAGGATTTCCTGTTCCTGCTCCAAATATTACAACTCTTCCTTTTTCAAGGTGTCTTTGAGCTTTTCTTTTAATGAAAGGTTCAGCGATTTTAGGCATCTCTATGGCTGTTTGTACTCTTGTAGGTACTCCAAGCTTCTCTATTGCATTTTGTAAGGCAAGGGAATTAATAACTGTAGCAAGCATACCCATATGATCTCCAGTAACTCTATCTACCCCTTGAGTAGCCCCAGATATTCCTCTAAATATGTTTCCTCCACCAATGACTATAGAAACTTCTACACCAAGATCAACAATTTCTTTTATCTGTTTTGCATATGAATATATTACATCTGAAGATATTCCAAATTCTTGATCTCCCATTAGAGCTTCACCACTAAGTTTCAACAAAACTCTCTTATAAAAAGGCTTCTCCATTTCTCCTCCTACAATTTATGATTTTTTAAAAAAATGGGGATGCTGATGCATCCCCTTATGCTTTTGTTGATATTATCCTTTGATTTGAGCTGCAACTTCTGCTGCGAAATCTTCTTCTTTTTTCTCGATTCCATCTCCAACTTTATATCTAGCAAAAGATACAACTTTAAGAGGTGCTGCAAATTTAGCAACAGTTTCTTTATTTTCTGCTCTTACATAGATTTGATCTACTAAACAGTTTTCTTCATAGAATTTATTCATTTTTCCAACTAATATTTTTTCTATGATTTGAGCTGGTTTTCCTTCAGCTTCTAATTGTTTTCTTGCAATTTCTTTTTCATGCTCTAAATCTGTAGTTGTAACTTCAGATGAATCCAAATATTTAGGATCCATAGCTGCAGCATGCATAGCTATATCCTTAGCTTTAGCTAGATTTTCCTCAGTAGGCTCTCCAGTCATTTCAACAATAACTCCTAATTTTCCTCCTAAGTGACTATATGTTGCAACAAATCCATCTTTAGCTATAGTTTCATGTATTCTTCTGATGTTCATATTTTCACCAATTTTAGCAATTAAATCAGTTACTGCTACAGCAACAGTTTTTCCTGGTGCAAACTCAGAAGCATTTAGAGCTTCTACAGTAGTTGCTTTATTATCTATAGCTATTTGAGCTAATTTTTTACCAAATTCTTTAAATTCTACATTTTTAGCAACAAAGTCAGTTTCAGAGTTAAATTCGATTAATACTGCCATTTTGTGATCAGCTGATACACCATCAAATACTAATCCTTCTGCTGCAATTCTTCCTGCTTTTTTAACTGCTTTTGCAATTCCTTTTTCTCTTAAATAGTCTATGGCTTTATCCATATCCCCATTCATTTCCATTAGTGCTTTTTTACAATCCATCATTCCAGCACCAGTTCTCTCTCTTAGTTCTTTAACTAAGCTAGCTGTTATTTCTGCCATGTCTTCCTCCTAATAAAAATAGTTTTTATTAAATCTTCTATAATTGTATCTCAGTTGATGTAATTACTCAGCTGATCCTTCTTCTACATTAATTTCATCAGAAGCTACTTCTTTAACTTCTTTACCTTGGTTTCCTTCAATAATTGCATTAGCAATAACTGAAGAGATAAGTTTTACTGATCTTATAGCATCATCGTTAGCTGGAATTGGATAAGTTACTAAATCAGGATCTACATTTGTATCGATCATTGCGAATACAGGAATTCCTAAGTTAGCTGCTTCAACAATTGCTAAAGTTTCTTTTTTACAATCTACGATAAATATAGCTTGTGGAACCTCTTTCATATCTTTAATTCCAGAAAGATTTTTGAAAGTTTAACTAATTCTTTTCTGAAATTAGCTGCTTCTTTCTTAGTATAAGCAGTATCTAAAGTTCCATCTGCTTCCATTTTTTCTAATTCTTTTAATCTCTCAATTCTTGTTTTGATAGTAGCGAAGTTAGTTAACATTCCTCCAAGCCATCTGTTGTTTACATAGTACATTCCAGATCTTTCAGCTTGTTCTTTTACAGCTTCTTGAGCTTGTTTTTAGTTCCTACAAATAGAACTTTTCCACCATTTTCAGCTATTTCTCTGATAACTGCATAAGCTTCCTCAATTTTCTTTAAAGATTTGTGTAAATCAATTACATGAATTCCATTTCTTTCAGTAAAGATGTATTTAGCCATTTTTGGATTCCATCTTTTTGCTTGGTGTCCAAAGTGAACTCCAGCTTCTAATAATTGTTTCATTGTTATTACTGCCATTTTTTCCTCCTAAATTTTGGTTTTTTTCTTCCACTAGTCTTAAAACTAAGCCATCTCGTAAGACACCTTGCCTAGAAATAACTAGTGTGTGTATTTAAACAACGGTTTATTTTATCACACTTTTTAATAAATGTCAATATTTTCAAGGAGATTAAGGGGAAAAATAAGCTTTTTTATCAGTAAGTATTTTTCTGTTTATTTATCCTCTTCTTTATAATATAATATATTAAAGAATATCTTACAGGGGGAAGACAATGAAAGCATTAATTTTAGTTGATATACAAAAAGACTTTTGTAAAAATGGAGCTTTAGAAGTCAAAGATGGAGATATGATCGTTCCAATTGCAAATAAAATGATAGATTTTTTTAAAGAAAAAGGTGATATGGTAATCGGAACGAAAGATTGGCATCCATCTTCTCATAAAAGTTTTGCTGTAAACTCAAATGGAAAAATAGGTGAAGTTGGTGAACTAAACGGACTTCCTCAAGTATGGTGGCCTGTTCATTGCGTTCAAAATGAAAATGGTTCCAAATTTCATTCTGAATTACATTCAATAGAAAATGTAATATATAAAGGTGAAAATCCTGAAATTGATTCATACAGTGCTTTTTTTGATAATGGAAAAAGATATAAAACACCTTTAGACAATATTTTAAAAAATAATCATATTGATACTCTTTATATAATGGGGCTTGCTACTGATTATTGCGTAAAATTTACTGTATTAGATGCTCTTGAGCTTAACTATAAAGTATATCTGATAGAAGATGGTTGCAGAGGAGTAAATATCTCCCCAGATGATTCTGAAAAAGCTATAAATGAAATGAAAAATAGAGGGGCTGTTATAATCAACAGCAGTGATATATGAAGAAAGATACAGTTATTTTTAAAATTTTTTCAGCATATCTGGAATTTTATCAGTGGTTATTGCTCATACAGTTTTTAGAGTACCTCTGGAAGCTGTTCTGTATACATTAATAGCATTTATATCATTTTTAATTTTAATAAAATTATGGAGGCCTCTATATACAGCCAATATAATAAGAAATATACTTCCTATACTCAATGAACAGTGTGATCCTTATATATTTTTAGAAAAATCAACTGCTCTTTTAGCTAAACCTTTTTTAAAGAATACAAATGAATATTCTTTTGTTCTTCTTAATATAGCTGTTGGATATTTTGCCCAAGGAAATGTAAACAAAGCAGTAGAAATAGCAAAAGAAATATCTGAAGATGAAATAGAGAAAAACCACTATCTAAAAATTGTTTATCTATACAATATGGCATCATTCTATATAAGTGAAGAACATTGGAATACAGCAGAAATTTTTGTCAATAGATTACAAAATTATACAGAACTTCTCAAAAACTCCCCAGTCACTAAAAGTGGAAAAAATATAGCATTATATATCCCAGAAAAAAAACAATCTGAATATTTTCCTGTAAAAAATATACATGAAATAGAAACTATGTTGGAAGAGCTTAATGTTCTTTTAGGAGTAAAAAATAAAAATTATTCTGAAGCTATTGAATTATATGAGAAAAAATTTAATAGAAATGACAACAAATATATAAAGGCATATTGCAAATATTATCAAGCTATATGGTATGAAGAGATTGGAGATATCGAAAATATGAAAAATTCTCTTGCTTATACAGCAGAAAATGGAAATAAACTTCATATAGCTGTAACAGCACGGGAAATTTTGAAAGAATATCATGATATTTTATAGTTTTATTATTATTCATATACATATTATTTAACTAAGAAAAAAAAGAGGCCTTTTAAAAGACCTCTTTTTTCAGATCAATATTGATAGCCTACTTAGCAGAAACTTCTACTGCCATAGGTCCTTTTTTTCCTTCTGATACTTCAAAAGTTACTTCTTGACCTTCTTCTAAAGTTCTGAATCCCTCTCCAACGATTCCAGTGAAGTGTACAAAATAATCTGCTCCATCTTCACTTGTTAAAAATCCAAATCCTTTTTCTTTGTTAAACCATTTAACTGTACCTTTTAGCATTTTATAACCTCCAAAAAATCAAAAAATTCTCGTTCAGCGTTGAAGATATGAAAACTATAGAGAAGGCTCTACAATTTTTAAACAATCAGTAACCTTGAACAATTAATTAGATTATACCCTACACCTCCAATATTATCAAGAACTTTTTATTTGTAAGCAAAAAGAGGAACCTAAAATAGTTCCTCTTATTTCTATTAATCTAATAAATTGCTTATTAAACTAATTCAATTATAGCCATTTCAGCTGAGTCACCTTTTCTAACAGATGTTTTAATTATTCTAGTGTATCCACCATTTCTCTCAGCATATTTTGGAGCTAGTTCATTGAATATTTTAGCAACAACTTCTTCATTTCTTAGGAAAGCAAAAGCATTTCTTCTAGAAGCTAAAGTATTTTTCTTACCAAAAGTTATCATTCTTTCAGCAAATTTTCTTAATTCTTTTGCTCTAGTAACAGTAGTTTCTATCTTTTCAGCACTTAGTAAAGATATAGTTAAGTTTTTTAGCATAGCTTTTCTGTGGTCAGCTCTTCTTCCTAACTTTCTATATGACTTATTGTGATTCATTAGTTAGCTATCCTCCTTATCTTAATTACTCAGGAGATCCATTCTGAGATAGATCATATCCTAATTCTTTCATTTTCTCTAGGATCTCATCTAAAGACTTTCTTCCCAGATTTTTAATTTT
Above is a window of Fusobacterium varium DNA encoding:
- the rplQ gene encoding RRP-L17, with protein sequence MNHNKSYRKLGRRADHRKAMLKNLTISLLSAEKIETTVTRAKELRKFAERMITFGKKNTLASRRNAFAFLRNEEVVAKIFNELAPKYAERNGGYTRIIKTSVRKGDSAEMAIIELV
- the rpsB_1 gene encoding 30S ribosomal protein S2 is translated as MKEVPQAIFIVDCKKETLAIVEAANLGIPVFAMIDTNVDPDLVTYPIPANDDAIRSVKLISSVIANAIIEGNQGKEVKEVASDEINVEEGSAE
- the dxr gene encoding 1-deoxy-D-xylulose 5-phosphate reductoisomerase — its product is MKRIVVLGSTGSIGTNALEVIRNAEKKFKLVALSGNKNHKLLLEQIREFTPEYVAVGTEEGYKEIKAEFPNMKVFLGDEGLKELAMLKDYDILLTAVSGAIGIEATVEGIKNNKRIALANKETMVAAGAYINRLLAEHPKSEIIPVDSEHSAIFQSLLGGKKSEVEKIIITASGGTFRGKKKEELKRVKVEDALKHPNWSMGKKITIDSSSLVNKGLEVIEAHELFGIDYDHIDVLVHPQSVIHSMVQFKDKAVIAQLGAPDMKLPIQYAFTYPKREANIVLETLDFTKMSTLTFEKVDNETFKGVELAYRAGRTGKTMPAVFNAANEVAVELFMKGKIGFLTIYEIIERAMDRHELVEINNVETVKNVDKETRNWVYAEYGK
- the pyrH gene encoding Uridylate kinase, which translates into the protein MEKPFYKRVLLKLSGEALMGDQEFGISSDVIYSYAKQIKEIVDLGVEVSIVIGGGNIFRGISGATQGVDRVTGDHMGMLATVINSLALQNAIEKLGVPTRVQTAIEMPKIAEPFIKRKAQRHLEKGRVVIFGAGTGNPYFTTDTAAALRAIEMNTEAVLKATKVDGIYDKDPVKYADAVKYNVVTYTEVLNKDLKVMDATAISLCRENKLPIVVFNSLEEGNIKKVIMGEKIGTVVVAD
- the tmk gene encoding Thymidylate kinase, encoding MGKLIVIEGTDSSGKETQTKKLFERLLNEKYNVKKISFPNYDSPACEPVKMYLAGKFGEDAMKVNPYPVSMMYAIDRYASYKMDWEKFYQEDGIIVTDRYVTSNMVHQASKIIDETEKNVYLNWLDELEYDKMDIPRPDLVIFLNMPTEMALKLMEERNNKITGEQRKDIHERDAAYLEKSHANACNIAKKYDWKEIKCTDGDRLKTIDEIGEEVYKLVRNII
- the tsf gene encoding Elongation factor Ts is translated as MAEITASLVKELRERTGAGMMDCKKALMEMNGDMDKAIDYLREKGIAKAVKKAGRIAAEGLVFDGVSADHKMAVLIEFNSETDFVAKNVEFKEFGKKLAQIAIDNKATTVEALNASEFAPGKTVAVAVTDLIAKIGENMNIRRIHETIAKDGFVATYSHLGGKLGVIVEMTGEPTEENLAKAKDIAMHAAAMDPKYLDSSEVTTTDLEHEKEIARKQLEAEGKPAQIIEKILVGKMNKFYEENCLVDQIYVRAENKETVAKFAAPLKVVSFARYKVGDGIEKKEEDFAAEVAAQIKG
- a CDS encoding nicotinamidase/pyrazinamidase → MKALILVDIQKDFCKNGALEVKDGDMIVPIANKMIDFFKEKGDMVIGTKDWHPSSHKSFAVNSNGKIGEVGELNGLPQVWWPVHCVQNENGSKFHSELHSIENVIYKGENPEIDSYSAFFDNGKRYKTPLDNILKNNHIDTLYIMGLATDYCVKFTVLDALELNYKVYLIEDGCRGVNISPDDSEKAINEMKNRGAVIINSSDI
- the rpsB_2 gene encoding Vegetative protein 209, with product MYYVNNRWLGGMLTNFATIKTRIERLKELEKMEADGTLDTAYTKKEAANFRKELVKLSKIFLELKI
- the uppS gene encoding Undecaprenyl pyrophosphate synthase — its product is MGSRIPNHIAIIMDGNGRWAEKRGLPRTFGHKEGADALRKIITYAGKIGVKYLTVYAFSTENWKRSKDEIDALMFLFKTYLKNEEKNIMKNNVRFLVSGRKNGVSSSLLEAIKKLEDKSRDNTGLTLNIAFNYGGRAEIIDAVNSILKSGADNINEEDFSKYLYNDIPDPELLIRTSGEFRISNFLLWQIAYSEIYITKALWPDFDEKELDKAIQSYNERDRRFGGVKNA
- the cspB gene encoding Cold shock protein CspB — its product is MLKGTVKWFNKEKGFGFLTSEDGADYFVHFTGIVGEGFRTLEEGQEVTFEVSEGKKGPMAVEVSAK
- the cdsA gene encoding Phosphatidate cytidylyltransferase; protein product: MLSRIMVAIVGIPLLIYILYHGGFPLLFFVNIIVGMGAYEFYNMAEMGGKKPHKVAGIIGALLVPNVLFFNELGTLSIDVTGLLAFFVIFLIGYRVLENKVENASVDIGETILGALYISVLFSHVILISFLPNGGKWLLTAQIMVWVCDSFAYFTGMTIGRKIFNRGFSSISPKKSIEGSIGGTIFTIVSLYCLEKYFHLLNNGELGMTNIIIIGIFISIIAQIGDLGESMFKREFKVKDSGSILKGHGGILDRFDSMLFVAPTVYYLLKFIVL
- the rpsB_3 gene encoding 30S ribosomal protein S2 — its product is MAVITMKQLLEAGVHFGHQAKRWNPKMAKYIFTERNGIHVIDLHKSLKKIEEAYAVIREIAENGGKVLFVGTKNKLKKL
- the frr gene encoding Vegetative protein 12B, which translates into the protein MTGQDVVKLCNEKMGKAIEATKHKFTSIRAGRASVSMLDSVRVEQYGSEMPLNQVGSVSAPEARLLVIDPWDKSLISKIEKAIMAANLGLTPNNDGKVIRLVMPELTAERRKEYVKMAKTEAENGKVAVRNIRKDGNNDLKKLSKDKENPISEDEVKTLEAEIQKITDAHIKVIDDLFAKKEKEITTV